A window of the Brassica napus cultivar Da-Ae chromosome C5, Da-Ae, whole genome shotgun sequence genome harbors these coding sequences:
- the LOC106401058 gene encoding RNA polymerase II subunit 5-mediating protein homolog isoform X2: protein MEPPQTKGTVTPLASLFSEQEARKAASYVEERIREKREEMNRLQGFVDENDNLISLVKKLPEKLHHNIMVPFGKIAFFPGRLIHTNECLVFLGENYYTDRTSKQTVDVLRRRDKTLQSQIHSLKAEIDDFQTEASFFANTASEAAEGVLEIREEYEEEEEEDSGTVLQRGVEKEASGVTGGEAGEGEDKDDEFARIMSRLNELEMEEEQEEGEDGDDGSVEERELDVVKGLGDKTDDNGIGYEESVLEKPQYLQKDQPRGGIPQQNAETWRDFQATSAVSRSKASSSVVGPQKIESPIQKPEAKFDTNKAFTGLIVEHTHNLETNTHGKMQPSGSQPSKPVSRFKAQRR from the exons ATGGAGCCGCCGCAGACGAAGGGAACAGTGACGCCTCTAGCGTCGCTGTTCTCAGAGCAAGAGGCACGGAAAGCAGCGAGCTACGTGGAGGAGAGAATCAGAGAGAAGCGGGAAGAGATGAATCGTCTTCAAGGCTTCGTCGACGAGAACGACAATCTCATCAGTCTCGTCAAGAAGCTCCCCGAGAAGCTCCATCACAACATCATG GTTCCCTTCGGTAAAATAGCGTTTTTTCCAGGTCGGTTGATTCACACCAACGAGTGTTTG GTGTTTTTGGGAGAGAATTATTATACGGACAGAACATCGAAGCAGACCGTTGATGTTTTGAGGAGAAGAGACAAGACTTTACAGTCTCAGATTCATTCACTTAAAGCTGAGATTGATGATTTTCAGACGGAGGCTTCGTTCTTTGCTAATACTGCTTCAGAAGCAGCG GAAGGAGTTCTTGAGATTAGAGAAgagtacgaagaagaagaagaagaagattctgGAACTGTGCTTCAGCGAGGTGTTGAGAAAGAGGCTTCTGGTGTTACTGGAGGAGAGGCGGGAGAAGGTGAAGATAAAGACGATGAGTTTGCTCGAATCATGTCCAGGTTGAATGAACTTGAAATGGAAGAAGAACAGGAGGAGGGTGAGGATGGGGATGATGGAAGTGTGGAGGAGAGGGAGCTCGATGTTGTGAAGGGTCTTGGAGATAAAACAGACGACAATGGGATTGGATACGAGGAATCTGTTCTTGAGAAGCCACAATATCTCCAAAAAG ATCAACCGCGTGGAGGAATCCCCCAGCAAAACGCTGAAACATGGAGAGACTTTCAAGCAACATCCGCTGTTTCCAGATCAAAAGCAAGTTCCAGTGTTGTAGGTCCACAAAAGATTGAG TCACCTATACAAAAACCAGAGGCCAAGTTTGATACTAACAAG GCTTTTACTGGATTGATCGTAGAGCACACCCATAATCTAGAAACCAACACCCACGGCAAAATGCAG CCTTCAGGGTCTCAGCCATCAAAACCGGTTTCAAGATTCAAGGCACAGAGAAGGTAG
- the LOC106401057 gene encoding probable serine/threonine-protein kinase At1g54610 yields MGCVGSKQRPFRRKSTLLSEKRSSRFDSSRIDEWIQPQVVFDRSSSRRDAKDSKLIESEMLSSNRYYCDHQVEKIHDQELRKASSPVVKPDLEIGPKGIEPKLDRWNSIDSKVRLIEFEKLSSKRLSDHHQIDKEPEVQAVVPRELSKKQSVAAAPKDTELKQLVSAGWPTWLVSVAGEALVDWAPRRASTFEKLEKIGQGTYSSVYRARDLTHNKIVALKKVRFDLNDIESVKFMAREIIVMRRLDHPNVLKLEGLITAPVSSSLYLVFDYMDHDLLGLSSLPGVEFTEPQVKCYMRQLLSGLEHCHSRGVLHRDIKGSNLLIDGNGVLKIADFGLATFFDPKAKTVALTSHVVTLWYRPPELLLGASHYGVGVDLWSTGCILGELYAGKPILPGKTEVEQLHKIFKLCGSPTESYWRKHNLPSSAGFRTAIPYRRKLSEMYKDFPESVLLLLETLLSIDPDHRSSASSALESEYFKTKPLACDPSCLPKYPPSKEIDAKLRDDEEKKQRPEKQERQDSQGRRSHERKAIPPIRANHSLSMSMDKPYLDLKSRNESFKSFKEERTSHVPAPDYPNMQTRNNQSGERVSYSGPLMINRNVAKSTMYVKENAPPPRYPPSRVNPRVLSGSVSSKALLDQPVMNQRRRDKRAYNRADTMDSRHMTIPIDPSWYNPSDSKIYTSGPLLEQPSRVDQMLEEHDRQLQEFSRQEQKAREDKTDKCEQS; encoded by the exons ATGGGTTGCGTAGGTTCTAAACAAAGGCCTTTTCGTAGAAAGTCTACACTATTGTCGGAGAAACGTTCCTCGCGGTTTGATTCGTCGAGGATAGATGAGTGGATCCAACCTCAAGTTGTGTTTGATAGATCAAGTAGCAGGAGAGACGCCAAAGATAGTAAGTTGATCGAATCCGAAATGTTGAGCTCCAACAGGTATTACTGCGATCACCAGGTTGAGAAGATACATGACCAAGAACTGAGAAAGGCCTCGAGTCCTGTTGTGAAACCAGATTTGGAGATTGGTCCGAAGGGCATAGAACCGAAGCTAGATAGATGGAATAGCATTGACTCCAAAGTTCGATTGATCGAATTTGAAAAGTTGAGTTCCAAAAGGTTGTCTGATCATCATCAGATTGACAAGGAACCAGAAGTTCAAGCCGTTGTTCCTCGGGAGTTAAGTAAGAAGCAGAGTGTTGCTGCTGCTCCAAAGGACACAGAGCTGAAGCAACTAGTGTCAGCAGGATGGCCTACGTGGCTAGTCTCCGTTGCTGGTGAGGCTTTAGTTGATTGGGCTCCACGTCGAGCTAGTACCTTTGAGAAACTTGAGAaa ATTGGTCAAGGAACATATAGCAGCGTCTACAGAGCACGTGACCTCACTCACAACAAGATCGTCGCCCTCAAAAAAGTCCGGTTCGATCTCAACGACATAGAAAGCGTCAAGTTCATGGCCAGAGAGATCATAGTAATGCGGCGTCTAGACCACCCCAACGTCCTCAAACTAGAAGGACTCATCACCGCACCCGTCTCATCATCCCTCTACTTAGTCTTTGACTACATGGACCATGATCTCTTGGGACTCTCCTCCCTCCCCGGCGTCGAGTTCACAGAGCCTCAG GTTAAGTGTTACATGCGACAGCTTCTAAGCGGGCTTGAACATTGTCACAGCCGCGGTGTGCTTCATCGAGATATAAAGGGTTCGAATCTTCTGATCGATGGTAATGGAGTTCTGAAGATAGCTGATTTTGGGTTAGCGACGTTCTTCGACCCGAAGGCGAAAACTGTTGCTTTGACTAGCCATGTTGTCACTCTATGGTACCGACCGCCAGAGCTTTTGCTTGGAGCTTCTCATTACGGTGTTGGGGTTGATCTTTGGAGCACTGGTTGCATCTTAGGTGAATTGTACGCTGGTAAACCAATCCTACCTGGCAAAACCGAG GTGGAACAGTTGCATAAGATCTTCAAGCTATGTGGTTCACCAACAGAAAGTTACTGGAGGAAACATAACTTACCTTCTTCAGCTGGATTCAGAACTGCTATTCCTTATAGAAGAAAGTTATCAGAGATGTACAAGGACTTTCCCGAGAGTGTTCTTTTGCTTTTAGAGACGTTACTCTCCATAGATCCTGATCACCGGAGCTCTGCAAGTAGTGCCCTTGAGAGTGAG TACTTTAAAACCAAGCCGTTGGCTTGTGATCCATCTTGTCTACCAAAGTATCCACCTAGTAAAGAGATTGATGCTAAATTGCGTGATGATGAAGAGAAAAAGCAACGACCTGAGAAACAAGAAAGGCAAGACTCTCAGGGGAGAAGATCACACGAGAGAAAAGCCATCCCACCGATCAGAGCAAATCACTCTCTATCAATGTCAATGGAT AAACCATACCTAGATTTGAAGAGCAGAAACGAGAGTTTCAAGTCGTTTAAGGAAGAGAGGACTTCTCATGTCCCAGCTCCTGATTATCCAAATATGCAAACAAGAAACAATCAAAGCGGCGAGAGAGTTTCGTACTCGGGTCCATTGATGATCAACCGGAACGTGGCTAAGTCAACAATGTATGTGAAGGAGAATGCACCTCCTCCTAGATACCCTCCATCTAGAGTAAACCCGAGGGTTTTGTCAGGTTCAGTCTCCTCCAAGGCCTTATTAGATCAGCCAGTAATGAATCAAAGAAGAAGGGATAAACGAGCGTACAACAGAGCTGACACTATGGATAGTAGACATATGACAATACCAATCGACCCATCTTGG TATAATCCAAGTGACAGCAAGATTTACACGTCAGGACCGTTGTTGGAACAGCCAAGCAGAGTGGATCAGATGCTTGAGGAACATGACAGGCAGCTTCAGGAATTTAGTAGACAAGAACAGAAGGCTCGGGAAGACAAAACTGATAAGTGTGAGCAATCATGA
- the LOC106401058 gene encoding RNA polymerase II subunit 5-mediating protein homolog isoform X1, giving the protein MEPPQTKGTVTPLASLFSEQEARKAASYVEERIREKREEMNRLQGFVDENDNLISLVKKLPEKLHHNIMVPFGKIAFFPGRLIHTNECLVFLGENYYTDRTSKQTVDVLRRRDKTLQSQIHSLKAEIDDFQTEASFFANTASEAAEGVLEIREEYEEEEEEDSGTVLQRGVEKEASGVTGGEAGEGEDKDDEFARIMSRLNELEMEEEQEEGEDGDDGSVEERELDVVKGLGDKTDDNGIGYEESVLEKPQYLQKEDQPRGGIPQQNAETWRDFQATSAVSRSKASSSVVGPQKIESPIQKPEAKFDTNKAFTGLIVEHTHNLETNTHGKMQPSGSQPSKPVSRFKAQRR; this is encoded by the exons ATGGAGCCGCCGCAGACGAAGGGAACAGTGACGCCTCTAGCGTCGCTGTTCTCAGAGCAAGAGGCACGGAAAGCAGCGAGCTACGTGGAGGAGAGAATCAGAGAGAAGCGGGAAGAGATGAATCGTCTTCAAGGCTTCGTCGACGAGAACGACAATCTCATCAGTCTCGTCAAGAAGCTCCCCGAGAAGCTCCATCACAACATCATG GTTCCCTTCGGTAAAATAGCGTTTTTTCCAGGTCGGTTGATTCACACCAACGAGTGTTTG GTGTTTTTGGGAGAGAATTATTATACGGACAGAACATCGAAGCAGACCGTTGATGTTTTGAGGAGAAGAGACAAGACTTTACAGTCTCAGATTCATTCACTTAAAGCTGAGATTGATGATTTTCAGACGGAGGCTTCGTTCTTTGCTAATACTGCTTCAGAAGCAGCG GAAGGAGTTCTTGAGATTAGAGAAgagtacgaagaagaagaagaagaagattctgGAACTGTGCTTCAGCGAGGTGTTGAGAAAGAGGCTTCTGGTGTTACTGGAGGAGAGGCGGGAGAAGGTGAAGATAAAGACGATGAGTTTGCTCGAATCATGTCCAGGTTGAATGAACTTGAAATGGAAGAAGAACAGGAGGAGGGTGAGGATGGGGATGATGGAAGTGTGGAGGAGAGGGAGCTCGATGTTGTGAAGGGTCTTGGAGATAAAACAGACGACAATGGGATTGGATACGAGGAATCTGTTCTTGAGAAGCCACAATATCTCCAAAAAG AAGATCAACCGCGTGGAGGAATCCCCCAGCAAAACGCTGAAACATGGAGAGACTTTCAAGCAACATCCGCTGTTTCCAGATCAAAAGCAAGTTCCAGTGTTGTAGGTCCACAAAAGATTGAG TCACCTATACAAAAACCAGAGGCCAAGTTTGATACTAACAAG GCTTTTACTGGATTGATCGTAGAGCACACCCATAATCTAGAAACCAACACCCACGGCAAAATGCAG CCTTCAGGGTCTCAGCCATCAAAACCGGTTTCAAGATTCAAGGCACAGAGAAGGTAG